The Blastococcus sp. HT6-4 genome window below encodes:
- a CDS encoding histidinol-phosphate transaminase has protein sequence MTSLEDLPLRPELRGRTPYGAPQVPATHRLNTNENPHPLPAELLADLGEALGHAALELNRYPDRDAVALRTDLAAYLARTSGQPVEPAQVWAANGSNEVLQQILQAFGGAGRTALGFTPSYSMHPIIAAGTGTAWADGHRAADFTIDVAAAVAQVREVRPDVVFVTSPNNPTGTAVDLDTVVALYEATEGVVVVDEAYTEFARTGTVSALALLPGRPRLIVSRTMSKAFGMAGLRLGYLAADPAVVDALQLVRLPYHLSSLTQAAARAALAHTDALLGTVDAVKEQRDRIVAALPGLGLTSVPSDANFVLFGHFADAGKAWQALLDRGVLVRDVGLPGWLRVTAGTAAETDAFLTALGEVAPDHRTTLGD, from the coding sequence GTGACGTCGCTCGAGGACCTTCCCCTCCGGCCCGAGCTGCGCGGGCGCACGCCCTACGGCGCCCCCCAGGTCCCGGCCACCCACCGGCTCAACACCAACGAGAACCCGCACCCGCTGCCGGCCGAGCTGCTCGCCGACCTGGGCGAGGCACTCGGGCATGCGGCGCTGGAGCTCAACCGGTACCCCGACCGGGACGCCGTGGCGCTGCGCACCGACCTCGCGGCCTACCTCGCGCGCACCAGCGGCCAGCCGGTGGAGCCGGCGCAGGTGTGGGCGGCCAACGGCTCCAACGAGGTGCTCCAGCAGATCCTGCAGGCCTTCGGGGGAGCGGGGCGCACCGCGCTGGGGTTCACGCCCTCGTACTCGATGCACCCGATCATCGCCGCGGGCACCGGGACGGCGTGGGCCGACGGGCACCGCGCGGCAGACTTCACCATCGACGTCGCGGCCGCCGTCGCGCAGGTGCGGGAGGTGCGGCCCGACGTCGTGTTCGTCACCAGCCCGAACAACCCGACCGGCACCGCCGTCGACCTGGACACCGTCGTCGCCCTGTACGAGGCGACCGAGGGGGTCGTCGTCGTGGACGAGGCCTACACCGAGTTCGCCCGCACCGGCACGGTCTCGGCGCTCGCGCTGCTGCCCGGGCGCCCGCGGCTGATCGTCAGCCGCACGATGAGCAAGGCCTTCGGGATGGCCGGGCTGCGGCTGGGCTACCTGGCCGCGGACCCCGCCGTCGTCGATGCGCTGCAGCTCGTCCGCCTGCCGTACCACCTCAGCTCGCTCACCCAGGCCGCCGCGCGGGCCGCGCTCGCGCACACCGACGCGCTCCTCGGCACCGTCGACGCGGTGAAGGAGCAGCGTGACCGGATCGTCGCCGCGCTGCCCGGCCTCGGGCTGACCAGCGTCCCCAGCGACGCCAACTTCGTGCTGTTCGGGCACTTCGCGGACGCGGGGAAGGCCTGGCAGGCGCTGCTGGACCGCGGGGTGCTCGTGCGGGACGTCGGCCTGCCCGGCTGGCTCCGCGTCACGGCCGGCACGGCCGCGGAGACCGATGCGTTCCTCACCGCGCTGGGTGAGGTCGCGCCGGACCACCGCACGACTCTGGGAGACTGA
- the hisB gene encoding imidazoleglycerol-phosphate dehydratase HisB — protein MTRTARVERQTNETKLVVELDLDGTGASSISTGVGFYDHMLTALSKHSGIDLTVRADGDLHIDAHHTVEDVAIALGQAFAEAMGDKRGITRYGDATIPMDEVLVQAAVDLSGRPYFVHAEPENMTPVIGPDYPTSLTKHVLESFAFNARISLHVRVLYAGRDAHHIVEGQFKALARALRTAVALDPRVTDVPSTKGAL, from the coding sequence ATGACCCGCACCGCACGCGTCGAGCGACAGACCAACGAGACCAAGCTCGTGGTGGAGCTCGACCTCGACGGCACCGGCGCCAGCTCGATCAGCACGGGCGTGGGGTTCTACGACCACATGCTGACGGCGCTGTCCAAGCACAGCGGCATCGACCTGACCGTGCGCGCCGACGGTGACCTGCACATCGACGCGCACCACACGGTGGAGGACGTCGCCATCGCCCTGGGCCAGGCGTTCGCCGAGGCGATGGGGGACAAGAGGGGGATCACCCGCTACGGCGATGCCACGATCCCCATGGACGAGGTGCTGGTGCAGGCCGCGGTGGACCTCTCCGGCCGGCCGTACTTCGTGCACGCCGAGCCCGAGAACATGACCCCGGTGATCGGGCCGGACTACCCGACCAGCCTGACCAAGCACGTGCTGGAGTCCTTCGCGTTCAACGCGCGGATCAGCCTGCACGTGCGGGTCCTCTACGCCGGCCGGGACGCCCACCACATCGTCGAGGGCCAGTTCAAGGCGCTGGCGCGGGCGCTGCGCACCGCCGTGGCGCTCGACCCGCGGGTCACCGACGTGCCGTCGACCAAGGGCGCCCTGTAG
- a CDS encoding nucleotidyltransferase family protein, with product MSRGDEDRFVELVAADPTVRAVLERAPALGLDDWWLTAGVLFQTVWNALTGRPAGTGIRDADCFYFDPDTSWAAEDAVIRAGADLFADLPVPVEMRNEARVHLWYERKFGVPAAPFRDCADAIDHFAAVCCCYGIRVGGGGAVEVYAPHGYDDLFALIVRPNPRLAPRHVYEAKAARWVEEWPELTVLPWPEQPSR from the coding sequence GTGAGCCGCGGCGACGAGGACCGGTTCGTCGAGCTGGTCGCCGCGGACCCCACCGTGCGTGCCGTGCTCGAGCGTGCCCCCGCGCTGGGCCTGGACGACTGGTGGCTCACGGCGGGGGTGCTCTTCCAGACGGTGTGGAACGCCCTCACCGGCCGCCCGGCCGGCACCGGCATCCGCGACGCCGACTGCTTCTACTTCGACCCCGACACGTCCTGGGCGGCGGAGGACGCGGTGATCCGGGCGGGCGCGGACCTGTTCGCCGATCTGCCCGTTCCGGTGGAGATGCGCAACGAGGCCCGCGTGCATCTCTGGTACGAGCGGAAGTTCGGCGTGCCGGCCGCGCCGTTCCGCGACTGCGCCGACGCCATCGACCACTTCGCCGCCGTCTGCTGCTGCTACGGGATCCGGGTGGGCGGCGGCGGCGCGGTCGAGGTGTACGCACCGCACGGCTACGACGACCTGTTCGCGCTCATCGTGAGGCCGAACCCGCGACTGGCGCCGCGGCACGTCTACGAGGCCAAGGCCGCGCGCTGGGTCGAGGAGTGGCCCGAGCTCACGGTCCTGCCCTGGCCGGAGCAGCCGTCCCGCTGA
- the hisD gene encoding histidinol dehydrogenase, whose product MLARIDLRGSTLPGVRELSGLLPRAATDIDSVLATVRPLCEDVRLRGAQAVREITARLDGVDAEDFAVPKEALDRALAECDPTLREALEESISRVRTVHTDQRRTDVTTQVVGGGSVTERWLPVRRVGLYVPGGLAPLLSSVVMNVVPAQIAGVESIAVASPPQRDHGGLPDPGVLAACALLGVTEVYAVGGAQAIAVFGYGAGSCEPVDMVTGPGNVYVTAAKRLLRGLIGIDSEAGPTEVAILADDTADPAHVAADLISQAEHDPLAGAVLVTDSEELADAVLALVPAQVAATKHSDRITTALDGSQSGIVLVDDLEDGLRVVDAYAAEHLEIQTRDAREVALRVRNAGAIFVGAWSPVSLGDYIAGSNHVLPTGGCARHSSGLSVQSFLRGIHLVEYDEQALADVARHVDALAGAEDLPAHAAAVRIRQRS is encoded by the coding sequence GTGCTCGCCCGCATCGACCTGCGTGGATCCACGCTGCCCGGCGTCCGGGAGCTCTCCGGGCTGCTGCCGCGGGCCGCCACCGACATCGACTCGGTGCTCGCCACCGTCCGCCCGCTGTGCGAGGACGTACGGCTCCGGGGCGCCCAGGCGGTCCGTGAGATCACCGCCCGGCTCGACGGGGTGGACGCCGAGGACTTCGCCGTGCCGAAGGAGGCGCTGGACCGGGCGCTGGCCGAGTGCGACCCAACGCTGCGCGAAGCCCTGGAGGAGTCGATCTCCCGGGTCCGGACGGTGCACACCGACCAGCGCCGCACCGACGTCACCACCCAGGTCGTCGGCGGCGGCAGCGTGACCGAGCGCTGGCTGCCGGTCCGCCGTGTGGGGCTGTACGTGCCCGGTGGGCTCGCCCCCCTGCTGTCCAGCGTCGTGATGAACGTCGTGCCCGCGCAGATCGCCGGCGTCGAGTCGATCGCCGTCGCCTCGCCGCCGCAGCGCGACCACGGTGGCCTGCCCGATCCGGGCGTCCTGGCGGCCTGCGCCCTGCTCGGGGTGACCGAGGTGTACGCCGTCGGCGGCGCCCAGGCGATCGCCGTGTTCGGCTACGGCGCCGGGTCCTGCGAGCCGGTCGACATGGTCACCGGGCCGGGCAACGTCTACGTGACCGCCGCGAAGCGGCTGCTGCGCGGGCTCATCGGCATCGACTCCGAAGCCGGCCCGACGGAGGTCGCGATCCTCGCCGACGACACCGCCGACCCGGCGCACGTCGCCGCTGACCTGATCAGCCAGGCCGAGCACGACCCGCTGGCCGGCGCGGTGCTGGTGACCGACAGCGAGGAGCTGGCCGACGCCGTCCTGGCGCTGGTGCCCGCGCAGGTGGCGGCCACCAAGCACTCCGACCGGATCACCACCGCACTGGACGGCAGCCAGTCGGGGATCGTGCTCGTCGACGACCTCGAGGACGGGCTGCGGGTGGTCGACGCCTACGCCGCCGAGCACCTGGAGATCCAGACCCGGGACGCCCGCGAGGTCGCGCTGCGGGTGCGGAACGCGGGCGCGATCTTCGTCGGCGCCTGGTCGCCGGTCTCGCTGGGTGACTACATCGCCGGGTCCAACCACGTGCTGCCCACCGGCGGGTGCGCCCGGCACTCCAGCGGCCTGTCCGTGCAGTCGTTCCTGCGCGGCATCCACCTCGTCGAGTACGACGAGCAGGCGCTCGCCGACGTCGCCCGGCACGTCGATGCCCTCGCCGGCGCCGAGGACCTCCCGGCGCACGCCGCCGCCGTCCGCATCCGGCAGCGGTCGTGA
- a CDS encoding LON peptidase substrate-binding domain-containing protein produces the protein MAELIPLFPLGQPLFPGVVLPLQIFEPRYRRLMRDLTSLPEDDRRFFGVVAIRQGWEVERVAPAAALYDIGCAARLQRVQPQPDGGFRIVTVGGERFRLLDVVVADDPPYLQAEVEWLAEEEAAEEAAGDAETLTDASGLDAPPLDDVAASVTRGSLVLLARGVGALFTRYVAEVSALGAGAHGDGAEAAVRLAAAADDPEALSWLVASSALLTTEDRQALLAESATRRRLALESRLLRRELTMLQALGAVPAPLQQFTTPMTVN, from the coding sequence ATGGCCGAGCTGATCCCGCTGTTCCCGCTCGGGCAGCCGCTGTTCCCCGGGGTGGTGCTGCCGCTGCAGATCTTCGAGCCGCGCTACCGCCGGCTGATGCGCGACCTGACGTCCCTCCCCGAGGACGACCGCCGGTTCTTCGGTGTCGTGGCGATCCGGCAGGGCTGGGAGGTCGAGCGGGTGGCCCCGGCGGCGGCGCTGTACGACATCGGCTGCGCCGCGCGGCTGCAGCGGGTCCAGCCCCAGCCCGACGGCGGTTTCCGGATCGTCACGGTCGGCGGCGAGCGGTTCCGCCTGCTCGACGTCGTCGTCGCCGACGACCCGCCCTATCTGCAGGCCGAGGTGGAGTGGCTGGCCGAGGAGGAGGCCGCCGAGGAGGCGGCCGGGGACGCCGAGACGCTCACCGACGCATCGGGCCTCGACGCGCCACCGCTCGACGACGTCGCCGCATCCGTCACCCGTGGCTCGCTCGTCCTGCTGGCCCGCGGCGTGGGCGCGCTGTTCACCCGGTACGTGGCCGAGGTGTCGGCGCTGGGCGCCGGCGCGCACGGTGACGGCGCCGAGGCAGCGGTGCGGCTGGCCGCGGCCGCCGACGACCCGGAGGCGCTGTCCTGGCTGGTGGCGTCGTCCGCGTTGCTCACCACCGAGGACCGGCAGGCGCTGCTCGCCGAGTCGGCCACCCGGCGGCGGCTGGCGCTGGAGTCGCGGCTGCTCCGTCGCGAGCTGACGATGCTGCAGGCGCTCGGCGCGGTGCCCGCGCCGCTGCAGCAGTTCACCACCCCGATGACGGTGAACTGA